A window of Candidatus Bathyanammoxibius amoris genomic DNA:
GAGCGGGCAGTCTATTTTCTATGATGTCCCTTCCCGGTTGCCCGACAACATCACCTAATACTAGAACGTTAAACTTCATTTTCCGGCCCATCTCGATGTTGGTACTGATTAGGCGTAAAGACGCCGATTGTGGATTTAACGGCTTTTTGCTTGAAGCCGTTTTTTTAACATCTCCTCGATATCTTGCGGGATGAAGGCGCTTACTTCTCCGCCAAGGCTAACCGCGTCTTTTATTAACGTGGAATTTAAAAAGGAATACTTTTCACTCGTCATTATGAAAACTGTCTCCACGTCTTTTCTCACGGTGCGGTTGGTAAGGGCCATCCGGAACTCATATTCAAAATCCGACAAGGTTCGTATGCCCCTAAGGATGATGTTTATGTCCTTTCTTTGAAGGTAGTCCACGAGCATACCGTCAAAGCTGTCAACCTGTATGTTCTTAAGGTGTCTGGTGTGGTCGGTAAGCATCCGTTTTCGTTCTTCAACACTGAACAAAGGTTCTTTATGCGG
This region includes:
- the coaD gene encoding pantetheine-phosphate adenylyltransferase; this translates as MTEAVYPGTFDPLTFGHLDLIERGSKVFDEVIVAIGVNPHKEPLFSVEERKRMLTDHTRHLKNIQVDSFDGMLVDYLQRKDINIILRGIRTLSDFEYEFRMALTNRTVRKDVETVFIMTSEKYSFLNSTLIKDAVSLGGEVSAFIPQDIEEMLKKRLQAKSR